In a single window of the Oscarella lobularis chromosome 2, ooOscLobu1.1, whole genome shotgun sequence genome:
- the LOC136199965 gene encoding neurotrypsin-like isoform X2, which yields MSVSQCLSVYLVIVSLVKGSFLPNTLQLIGGDLGGRSGRLQIYHNNRWGTICDDYFALNEAIVACRQLGFTTGYVGYKSRAFYGRGSGPIWIDDLRCSGNESSIDKCSFNGWGSHNCYHSEDVGVVCDFKAIPEINSVFMWTSSSDSLFSDAPTPSYTAQKSKTARLTKTKEPNSGVVEVKINGVWGTVCGRNWNQINSKVLCRQLGYPDAVEYFLNAYYGPGNGPILMNKVNCRGTETEIQKCRYSSNSTCDHYEDVGVHCVNPLRSSGGVGIQSENEDLSKGFAEIFINNTWHYVCSSICNSKTAKMFCQQLGYPGVLEAKPFSQFNRWWGIDINCQCNKDQLQNCQLTENDYCHWFAWIECETWFQYYSRMPLKPTMSVKKIQTWKEIRPNITYHFHNVTTNASTNIDFDERFNNQSLPTTQHSITSTLQAGDKSNLSSGATAGLSVSAAILLIFLTVLAWCLKRRQARETST from the exons ATGAGTGTGTCACAGTGCCTTAGCGTCTATTTGGTTATCGTAAGCCTAGTTAAAG GATCCTTTTTACCCAACACTTTACAACTCATTGGAGGAGACCTTGGGGGGCGATCGGGAAGACTACAAATTTATCACAACAACAGATGGGGCACAATCTGTGACGACTATTTTGCTTTGAACGAAGCAATCGTTGCTTGCCGACAGCTTGGTTTTACAACAGGGTACGTAGGCTATAAGTCGCGCGCATTCTATGGAAGAGGCAGTGGACCCATATGGATTGACGACCTACGTTGCTCAGGCAACGAGTCAAGTATCGACAAGTGCTCCTTCAACGGATGGGGAAGTCATAACTGTTATCATAGCGAAGACGTTGGAGTCGTTTGCG ATTTCAAAGCCATACCTGAAATAAATTCAGTTTTCATGTGGACCTCTAGCTCAGATTCATTATTCTCCGACGCTCCAACGCCATCATACACTgcacaaaaatcaaaaacag CTCGCTTAACAAAAACCAAAGAGCCCAACTCAGGTGTTGTAGAAGTCAAAATAAACGGCGTCTGGGGAACCGTTTGCGGTCGAAACTGGAACCAAATCAATTCAAAAGTTCTCTGTCGTCAGCTTGGCTACCCGGACGCAGTAGAATACTTTCTCAACGCCTACTACGGACCGGGGAACGGCCCAATTTTAATGAACAAAGTGAATTGCAGGGGAACCGAGACCGAAATTCAAAAGTGTCGGTATTCAAGCAATAGTACCTGTGACCATTACGAAGACGTCGGTGTCCATTGCG TTAATCCTCTAAGAAGTTCCGGTGGCGTTGGAATTCAAAGTGAGAACGAAGACCTAAGCAAAGGCTTTGCGGAAATATTCATTAACAACACTTGGCATTACGTTTGCTCTTCGATTTGCAATTCAAAAACCGCCAAGATGTTCTGCCAGCAACTTGGCTATCCAGGTGTTCTAGAAGCAAAACCattctctcaatttaataggTGGTGGGGCATTGACATCAATTGTCAGTGCAATAAGGATCAGCTTCAAAATTGTCAACTAACGGAAAACGACTACTGCCACTGGTTTGCCTGGATTGAATGCG AAACGTGGTTTCAATACTACAGTAGAATGCCATTGAAGCCAACAATGTCTgttaaaaaaatacaaactTGGAAAGAGATAAGGCCCAACATCACTTATCACTTTCATAATGTTACTACAAACGCTTCGACCAACATAGATTTTGACGAAAGGTTCAATAACCAAAGTCTCCCAACAACACAGCATTCAATAA CAAGCACACTTCAAG CAGGTGATAAAAGCAATTTGAGTAGTGGAGCAACAGCTGGTCTTTCTGTGTCGGCAGCAATACTTCTCATTTTTCTAACTGTTTTGGCATGGTGCCTCAAGCGCAGACAAGCAAGAGAAACTTCAACCTAA
- the LOC136199965 gene encoding neurotrypsin-like isoform X3 — translation MSVSQCLSVYLVIVSLVKGSFLPNTLQLIGGDLGGRSGRLQIYHNNRWGTICDDYFALNEAIVACRQLGFTTGYVGYKSRAFYGRGSGPIWIDDLRCSGNESSIDKCSFNGWGSHNCYHSEDVGVVCDFKAIPEINSVFMWTSSSDSLFSDAPTPSYTAQKSKTARLTKTKEPNSGVVEVKINGVWGTVCGRNWNQINSKVLCRQLGYPDAVEYFLNAYYGPGNGPILMNKVNCRGTETEIQKCRYSSNSTCDHYEDVGVHCVNPLRSSGGVGIQSENEDLSKGFAEIFINNTWHYVCSSICNSKTAKMFCQQLGYPGVLEAKPFSQFNRWWGIDINCQCNKDQLQNCQLTENDYCHWFAWIECETWFQYYSRMPLKPTMSVKKIQTWKEIRPNITYHFHNVTTNASTNIDFDERFNNQSLPTTQHSITSTLQGDKSNLSSGATAGLSVSAAILLIFLTVLAWCLKRRQARETST, via the exons ATGAGTGTGTCACAGTGCCTTAGCGTCTATTTGGTTATCGTAAGCCTAGTTAAAG GATCCTTTTTACCCAACACTTTACAACTCATTGGAGGAGACCTTGGGGGGCGATCGGGAAGACTACAAATTTATCACAACAACAGATGGGGCACAATCTGTGACGACTATTTTGCTTTGAACGAAGCAATCGTTGCTTGCCGACAGCTTGGTTTTACAACAGGGTACGTAGGCTATAAGTCGCGCGCATTCTATGGAAGAGGCAGTGGACCCATATGGATTGACGACCTACGTTGCTCAGGCAACGAGTCAAGTATCGACAAGTGCTCCTTCAACGGATGGGGAAGTCATAACTGTTATCATAGCGAAGACGTTGGAGTCGTTTGCG ATTTCAAAGCCATACCTGAAATAAATTCAGTTTTCATGTGGACCTCTAGCTCAGATTCATTATTCTCCGACGCTCCAACGCCATCATACACTgcacaaaaatcaaaaacag CTCGCTTAACAAAAACCAAAGAGCCCAACTCAGGTGTTGTAGAAGTCAAAATAAACGGCGTCTGGGGAACCGTTTGCGGTCGAAACTGGAACCAAATCAATTCAAAAGTTCTCTGTCGTCAGCTTGGCTACCCGGACGCAGTAGAATACTTTCTCAACGCCTACTACGGACCGGGGAACGGCCCAATTTTAATGAACAAAGTGAATTGCAGGGGAACCGAGACCGAAATTCAAAAGTGTCGGTATTCAAGCAATAGTACCTGTGACCATTACGAAGACGTCGGTGTCCATTGCG TTAATCCTCTAAGAAGTTCCGGTGGCGTTGGAATTCAAAGTGAGAACGAAGACCTAAGCAAAGGCTTTGCGGAAATATTCATTAACAACACTTGGCATTACGTTTGCTCTTCGATTTGCAATTCAAAAACCGCCAAGATGTTCTGCCAGCAACTTGGCTATCCAGGTGTTCTAGAAGCAAAACCattctctcaatttaataggTGGTGGGGCATTGACATCAATTGTCAGTGCAATAAGGATCAGCTTCAAAATTGTCAACTAACGGAAAACGACTACTGCCACTGGTTTGCCTGGATTGAATGCG AAACGTGGTTTCAATACTACAGTAGAATGCCATTGAAGCCAACAATGTCTgttaaaaaaatacaaactTGGAAAGAGATAAGGCCCAACATCACTTATCACTTTCATAATGTTACTACAAACGCTTCGACCAACATAGATTTTGACGAAAGGTTCAATAACCAAAGTCTCCCAACAACACAGCATTCAATAA CAAGCACACTTCAAG GTGATAAAAGCAATTTGAGTAGTGGAGCAACAGCTGGTCTTTCTGTGTCGGCAGCAATACTTCTCATTTTTCTAACTGTTTTGGCATGGTGCCTCAAGCGCAGACAAGCAAGAGAAACTTCAACCTAA
- the LOC136199965 gene encoding neurotrypsin-like isoform X1: MSVSQCLSVYLVIVSLVKGSFLPNTLQLIGGDLGGRSGRLQIYHNNRWGTICDDYFALNEAIVACRQLGFTTGYVGYKSRAFYGRGSGPIWIDDLRCSGNESSIDKCSFNGWGSHNCYHSEDVGVVCDFKAIPEINSVFMWTSSSDSLFSDAPTPSYTAQKSKTARLTKTKEPNSGVVEVKINGVWGTVCGRNWNQINSKVLCRQLGYPDAVEYFLNAYYGPGNGPILMNKVNCRGTETEIQKCRYSSNSTCDHYEDVGVHCVNPLRSSGGVGIQSENEDLSKGFAEIFINNTWHYVCSSICNSKTAKMFCQQLGYPGVLEAKPFSQFNRWWGIDINCQCNKDQLQNCQLTENDYCHWFAWIECETWFQYYSRMPLKPTMSVKKIQTWKEIRPNITYHFHNVTTNASTNIDFDERFNNQSLPTTQHSITSTLQDKAGDKSNLSSGATAGLSVSAAILLIFLTVLAWCLKRRQARETST; this comes from the exons ATGAGTGTGTCACAGTGCCTTAGCGTCTATTTGGTTATCGTAAGCCTAGTTAAAG GATCCTTTTTACCCAACACTTTACAACTCATTGGAGGAGACCTTGGGGGGCGATCGGGAAGACTACAAATTTATCACAACAACAGATGGGGCACAATCTGTGACGACTATTTTGCTTTGAACGAAGCAATCGTTGCTTGCCGACAGCTTGGTTTTACAACAGGGTACGTAGGCTATAAGTCGCGCGCATTCTATGGAAGAGGCAGTGGACCCATATGGATTGACGACCTACGTTGCTCAGGCAACGAGTCAAGTATCGACAAGTGCTCCTTCAACGGATGGGGAAGTCATAACTGTTATCATAGCGAAGACGTTGGAGTCGTTTGCG ATTTCAAAGCCATACCTGAAATAAATTCAGTTTTCATGTGGACCTCTAGCTCAGATTCATTATTCTCCGACGCTCCAACGCCATCATACACTgcacaaaaatcaaaaacag CTCGCTTAACAAAAACCAAAGAGCCCAACTCAGGTGTTGTAGAAGTCAAAATAAACGGCGTCTGGGGAACCGTTTGCGGTCGAAACTGGAACCAAATCAATTCAAAAGTTCTCTGTCGTCAGCTTGGCTACCCGGACGCAGTAGAATACTTTCTCAACGCCTACTACGGACCGGGGAACGGCCCAATTTTAATGAACAAAGTGAATTGCAGGGGAACCGAGACCGAAATTCAAAAGTGTCGGTATTCAAGCAATAGTACCTGTGACCATTACGAAGACGTCGGTGTCCATTGCG TTAATCCTCTAAGAAGTTCCGGTGGCGTTGGAATTCAAAGTGAGAACGAAGACCTAAGCAAAGGCTTTGCGGAAATATTCATTAACAACACTTGGCATTACGTTTGCTCTTCGATTTGCAATTCAAAAACCGCCAAGATGTTCTGCCAGCAACTTGGCTATCCAGGTGTTCTAGAAGCAAAACCattctctcaatttaataggTGGTGGGGCATTGACATCAATTGTCAGTGCAATAAGGATCAGCTTCAAAATTGTCAACTAACGGAAAACGACTACTGCCACTGGTTTGCCTGGATTGAATGCG AAACGTGGTTTCAATACTACAGTAGAATGCCATTGAAGCCAACAATGTCTgttaaaaaaatacaaactTGGAAAGAGATAAGGCCCAACATCACTTATCACTTTCATAATGTTACTACAAACGCTTCGACCAACATAGATTTTGACGAAAGGTTCAATAACCAAAGTCTCCCAACAACACAGCATTCAATAA CAAGCACACTTCAAG ATAAAGCAGGTGATAAAAGCAATTTGAGTAGTGGAGCAACAGCTGGTCTTTCTGTGTCGGCAGCAATACTTCTCATTTTTCTAACTGTTTTGGCATGGTGCCTCAAGCGCAGACAAGCAAGAGAAACTTCAACCTAA
- the LOC136184144 gene encoding spondin-1-like: MRFFLVAILLSAIFVPSTVTGWVRVRRAVRRVINIPCKVSTWLSWSGCSRSCGSGHRTRNRNVISAAVGGLCNFSLKDSTLCNTRPCPCKVGTWSTWSSCSRSCGSGHRTRNRRIVQLAQNGGSCGYSLTSIVSCFKKPCPIPCKVGTWSTWSSCSRSCGSGHRRRNRRIVQLAQNGGSCGYSLTSIVSCFKKPCPIPCKVGTWSTWSSCSRSCGSGLRRRNRRIIQLAQNGGSCGYSLTSSVSCTDKPCPVPCDVSEWSAWSRCSRSCGSGRRSRDRYVVQSAKHGGSCEDNLKESTSCNTRPCPVPCKVSTWSTWSNCTRSCGSGRRTRNRHIVESSQHGGSCDYNLEGNESCNTKPCPVPCKVSTWLTWSDCSRSCGSGLRTRNRHIVESSQHGGSCDYSLKGRELCNTKPCPVPVPCKVSTWSTWSNCTRSCGSGRRTRSRGIVEPAKNGGSCERHLEDSKPCEVGRLAHCQATEWSAWTTCSGNCTNTGYQIRQRQIFQHQQCGGRPCPANLLEKKLCPEKCCDECVVSQWTEWTQCSCFGGWSARWRSIQNKPTMCTPCLHKLRDIKFCKNRCHFSEWGQWSTCSCGGQRIRKRTPLTPTVCGKTCDSQNETQHCVVPCKLGQWTNWTPCDTPCAPQVRFREVPAKCNGTCDSNELRFCKGDNCPSLTDTV; this comes from the exons ATGcgattttttttagttgctATCCTGTTATCAGCTATCTTTGTTCCGTCTACCGTCACTGGATGGGTACGAGTGAGACGTGCTGTTAGACGCGTCATTAATATACCGTGCAAAGTGAGTACATGGTTGTCATGGTCAGGCTGCTCTCGCTCTTGCGGCTCTGGTCATCGTACACGCAATCGAAATGTAATATCAGCTGCAGTTGGTGGATTGTGCAACTTCAGTCTGAAAGACAGTACGTTATGCAACACTAGGCCTTGTCCATGCAAAGTCGGAACATGGTCGACATGGTCAAGCTGCTCTCGCTCTTGCGGCTCTGGTCATCGTACACGCAATCGACGTATTGTTCAACTTGCTCAAAACGGTGGATCATGTGGCTACAGCTTGACAAGTATTGTATCATGCTTCAAGAAGCCCTGCCCAATACCATGCAAAGTCGGTACATGGTCGACATGGTCAAGCTGCTCTCGCTCTTGCGGCTCTGGTCATCGTAGACGCAATCGACGTATTGTTCAACTTGCTCAAAACGGTGGATCATGTGGCTACAGCTTGACAAGTATTGTATCATGCTTCAAGAAGCCCTGCCCAATACCATGCAAAGTCGGTACATGGTCGACATGGTCAAGCTGCTCTCGCTCTTGCGGCTCTGGTCTTCGTAGACGCAATCGTCGTATTATTCAACTTGCTCAAAACGGTGGATCATGTGGCTACAGCTTGACAAGCAGTGTATCATGCACCGATAAGCCCTGCCCCGTGCCGTGCGATGTCAGTGAATGGTCGGCATGGTCACGCTGCTCTCGCTCTTGCGGTTCTGGTCGtcgttcacgtgatcgaTATGTTGTTCAATCTGCTAAACACGGCGGATCGTGCGAAGACAATTTGAAAGAAAGTACGTCATGCAACACTAGGCCTTGTCCCGTGCCATGTAAAGTTAGTACATGGTCGACATGGTCAAACTGCACTCGCTCTTGCGGGTCTGGTCGTCGCACACGCAATCGACATATTGTTGAATCTTCTCAGCACGGAGGATCATGTGACTACAATTTGGAAGGCAATGAGTCATGCAACACTAAGCCCTGCCCAGTACCATGCAAAGTTAGTACATGGTTGACATGGTCAGACTGCTCTCGCTCTTGCGGCTCTGGTCTTCGTACACGCAATCGACATATTGTTGAATCTTCTCAGCACGGAGGATCATGTGACTACAGTTTGAAAGGCAGGGAGTTATGCAACACTAAGCCCTGTCCCGTCCCTGTGCCATGCAAAGTTAGTACATGGTCGACATGGTCAAACTGCACTCGCTCTTGCGGCTCTGGTCGTCGTACACGCAGTCGAGGCATTGTTGAACCCGCCAAAAATGGTGGATCATGTGAACGTCATCTGGAGGACAGTAAACCGTGTGAAGTCGGAAGACTCGCTCATTGCCAG GCTACTGAATGGAGTGCATGGACTACGTGCAGCGGAAACTGTACAAACACTGGGTATCAGATTCGACAACGGCAAATCTTCCAGCATCAGCAGTGCGGAGGCCGTCCCTGTCCTGCTAATCTTCTCGAGAAAAAGCTGTGTCCTGAAAAGTGCTGCGATGAATGCGTTGTTTCCCAGTGGACTGAATGGACACAATGTTCGTGCTTTGGCGGCTGGTCTGCCAGATGGCGCAGCATTCAGAATAAGCCTACAATGTGTACACCGTGTTTACATAAATTGCGCGATATAAAGTTTTGTAAGAATCGGTGTCATTTTAGTGAATGGGGGCAATGGTCAACCTGCAGTTGTGGAGGCCAGAG AATACGCAAAAGAACACCATTGACTCCGACAGTCTGCGGAAAGACGTGTGATAGTCAGAATGAGACACAACACTGCGTTGTTCCGTGTAAACTAGGCCAGTGGACAAATTGGACACCTTGCGATACCCCTTGTGCACCTCAAGTACGTTTCAGAGAAGTTCCCGCAAAATGTAATGGAACTTGCGACTCAAATGAACTAAGATTTTGTAAGGGTGATAACTGTCCCTCATTGACAGACACAGTCTGA